The Sorangiineae bacterium MSr11367 genome window below encodes:
- a CDS encoding HEAT repeat domain-containing protein, whose amino-acid sequence MRRSLLAWKVATLLSLGLAVFFALRPMRKASGEEARADRSELAPSTACAGVAMPVPLGGGFVADSEREPGATPMSLYVGQWMDRLRAARLESHKCTALRHLGISGEPAAVQTILEVYRTARRPELRYCAIDALGETGASEAMNWLGEIARGSDPGLTGAAFGALAMSRSEAARAELLELAHSDSPKLQHQAIVAMGQAGWPEAAPLLVHALERAKGRDKTALVYALGEVGDPSTVPMLLNLAQQGGPGEMRGIAVEALAQIGGPEALAFLLQEARGKNAPTVVNALAQMSDEAAQKALADLSRTPGPAQVQALQETMGNAPNSDPRAREEARTALIRIAHQGGKDAAEAVNALAMDESLESSRELAAIARGSGPQAEQAVLSLGRREDPESVRTVTELAEGSSPARAGALQALAEAGDPQSMGTFLRAYESQSGDVRGAALQGLAQLGGPEAERVLDGALRSSDASTRRQAVQAIRTSGSSTMEGRVDAAGDSDEGPPPDPCAR is encoded by the coding sequence ATGCGCCGATCGCTTCTTGCTTGGAAGGTGGCGACCTTGCTTTCGCTCGGGCTCGCTGTGTTCTTTGCGTTGCGCCCGATGCGGAAGGCTTCCGGGGAGGAGGCGCGGGCGGACCGTTCGGAGCTTGCGCCCAGCACGGCGTGTGCGGGGGTGGCCATGCCGGTGCCGCTCGGGGGCGGGTTCGTGGCCGATTCGGAGCGGGAACCGGGGGCGACGCCGATGTCGCTCTACGTTGGCCAGTGGATGGATCGGCTTCGGGCGGCGCGGTTGGAATCGCACAAGTGCACGGCGCTTCGCCACCTTGGCATTTCCGGGGAGCCGGCGGCGGTGCAGACGATCCTCGAGGTGTATCGCACGGCGCGCCGACCGGAGTTGCGGTACTGCGCCATCGACGCCCTTGGCGAGACCGGGGCGTCCGAGGCGATGAATTGGCTCGGCGAGATCGCGCGCGGCTCGGATCCGGGGCTCACGGGAGCTGCGTTCGGGGCCCTGGCCATGAGTCGCAGCGAGGCGGCGCGCGCGGAGCTGCTCGAGTTGGCGCATAGCGATTCGCCCAAGTTGCAGCATCAGGCCATCGTGGCGATGGGCCAGGCCGGATGGCCCGAGGCGGCGCCGCTCCTGGTCCACGCGCTGGAGCGTGCCAAGGGACGGGACAAGACCGCGCTCGTGTACGCGTTGGGGGAGGTGGGGGACCCTTCGACGGTGCCGATGTTGCTCAATCTTGCGCAGCAGGGTGGACCGGGGGAGATGCGCGGCATTGCCGTGGAGGCGCTCGCCCAGATTGGCGGGCCCGAGGCCTTGGCGTTTCTCCTGCAGGAAGCCCGCGGCAAGAATGCGCCGACGGTCGTGAATGCGCTCGCGCAAATGTCGGACGAGGCGGCGCAGAAGGCGCTCGCCGACTTGTCGCGAACGCCAGGCCCTGCGCAGGTGCAGGCGCTGCAAGAGACGATGGGCAACGCGCCCAACAGCGATCCGCGTGCGCGCGAAGAGGCTCGCACGGCCTTGATCCGCATCGCGCACCAAGGTGGAAAGGACGCCGCGGAGGCGGTCAACGCCCTGGCGATGGATGAATCGCTGGAGAGCTCCCGCGAACTCGCCGCCATCGCCCGCGGTAGCGGCCCCCAGGCGGAGCAGGCGGTCCTGTCCCTCGGCCGTCGCGAGGATCCCGAGTCCGTGCGGACCGTCACCGAGCTCGCGGAAGGTTCGTCCCCCGCGCGTGCGGGCGCGCTGCAGGCGCTGGCGGAGGCCGGCGATCCGCAGTCCATGGGGACGTTTCTCCGCGCGTACGAATCGCAGAGCGGCGATGTGCGGGGCGCCGCCTTGCAAGGGCTCGCGCAACTCGGCGGGCCAGAGGCGGAGCGCGTTCTCGACGGCGCACTTCGCAGCAGCGACGCCTCGACCCGCCGCCAGGCGGTGCAAGCCATCCGCACCAGTGGCAGCTCCACGATGGAAGGGCGCGTGGACGCCGCGGGCGATTCCGACGAGGGGCCGCCGCCCGATCCTTGCGCGCGCTGA